A genomic window from Ignavibacteria bacterium includes:
- a CDS encoding SBBP repeat-containing protein yields MKKIKIIAFFLVISLVLFPLEMLMTQYRVEWSNEHTTTGKLSIDKAGFIAADKQGNIIVTGVTNSEGKGDDITTIKYNKDGKQVWLNVFDGSGNYNDRPAGIAVDNSGNIYITGSSTGSGGTSTDLITLKYGYDGNLLWSKVFASAGGLLDEGSSIAVDANGDVYVTGTAAHIVTENSGQDWITIKYNTNGEIIWQKAYDDNISNDKAETLTIDNEGNVYVAGRCNAPAYHIGIAKYDREGNLLWITKYDGELNSHDKPAEILVDASGNVYTAGYSSEANKDLLVIKLDHSGNILWKKTFNGTANGSDEANNLVTDDKGNVYLLGTVEGKKNKHYRIIIKYDGSGNEIWKNISDKPLSKNIESLQLLLNPNGSIVVTGSSVVQGNVYSEMAADCFSPAGELLWQLSFLKENNIPSALNAALDPDGNVILCGFITGTGNLNYCTVKFSK; encoded by the coding sequence ATGAAAAAAATTAAAATTATTGCTTTTTTTCTGGTCATAAGCCTGGTATTATTTCCCCTGGAAATGTTAATGACCCAATACAGGGTTGAATGGAGCAATGAACATACTACAACAGGTAAATTAAGTATTGATAAAGCCGGTTTTATAGCTGCTGATAAACAGGGAAATATAATAGTAACGGGTGTTACTAATTCAGAAGGTAAGGGCGATGATATCACCACTATAAAATATAATAAGGATGGGAAACAGGTATGGCTTAATGTATTTGACGGATCGGGGAATTATAACGACAGGCCGGCGGGTATTGCTGTTGATAATTCGGGAAATATTTACATTACAGGGTCAAGTACAGGTTCAGGCGGCACATCAACTGATCTTATCACATTGAAATACGGTTACGATGGGAATTTGCTTTGGTCAAAAGTTTTTGCTTCAGCCGGCGGATTGCTGGATGAAGGCAGCTCGATTGCAGTTGATGCCAACGGTGATGTATATGTAACGGGTACAGCAGCACATATAGTAACTGAAAATTCAGGCCAGGACTGGATAACCATAAAATATAATACAAACGGTGAAATTATATGGCAAAAAGCTTACGATGATAATATATCAAATGACAAAGCTGAAACGCTAACTATTGATAATGAAGGTAATGTTTATGTTGCAGGCCGGTGTAACGCACCTGCATATCATATCGGGATAGCTAAATATGACCGTGAGGGTAATCTGTTGTGGATAACAAAATATGACGGCGAGCTAAATTCACATGATAAACCCGCCGAAATTCTAGTTGACGCATCCGGCAATGTTTATACAGCAGGTTACAGCTCTGAAGCAAATAAAGACCTGCTTGTTATTAAGCTAGATCACTCGGGAAACATATTATGGAAAAAGACATTTAACGGCACGGCAAACGGCTCTGATGAAGCTAATAACCTGGTTACGGATGATAAAGGTAATGTTTATTTGCTTGGAACTGTGGAGGGCAAAAAAAACAAACACTACCGAATAATTATAAAATATGACGGCTCGGGTAATGAGATCTGGAAAAATATATCCGATAAACCGCTTTCAAAGAACATTGAATCTTTGCAGCTGCTGCTTAACCCAAACGGCAGCATTGTGGTGACAGGTTCATCTGTTGTACAGGGTAATGTTTATTCAGAAATGGCAGCAGATTGTTTTTCTCCCGCTGGTGAATTATTATGGCAGCTATCTTTTTTGAAAGAGAACAATATTCCATCAGCGCTTAATGCAGCTTTAGACCCTGACGGCAATGTTATACTTTGCGGATTTATAACCGGAACGGGGAATTTAAATTACTGTACAGTAAAATTCAGCAAATAA
- the menA gene encoding 1,4-dihydroxy-2-naphthoate octaprenyltransferase encodes MSEAQNASKTPSKGAVYFQAVRAFSFPASLIPCLLGAMLALLQGGSISWYLMPFIAISLLFLHAGSNVISDVDDYKHGVDAKDTLGGSRVLPEGLLSPKEMFRFGMILFALAVLFGLPIILDRGMMILWLGILGIVGGFFYTGRPIGYKYVALGDIFIFLLYGPAIVTGTLYALTGVFSFTAALISIPLGLLVTGILHANNLRDIINDRRANIKTLANVFGEGFAKGEYVFLIVGAYITVVLLVVFNVLSVWSLLVFLSLPVALKNMNMIKGVKIEDTGKIAMLDAMTAQLTLIFGVLLSVSLIITKLIG; translated from the coding sequence ATGTCAGAGGCTCAGAATGCTTCAAAAACGCCATCCAAGGGAGCAGTATATTTTCAGGCTGTCAGAGCTTTTTCATTTCCTGCATCACTCATTCCCTGCTTGCTTGGCGCAATGCTTGCATTGCTGCAGGGCGGCAGCATTTCATGGTATTTAATGCCTTTTATTGCAATTTCACTCCTGTTTCTTCATGCAGGCTCAAATGTAATCAGTGATGTTGATGACTATAAACATGGCGTTGATGCAAAAGATACCCTTGGCGGCTCAAGGGTGCTTCCTGAAGGTCTTTTAAGCCCGAAGGAAATGTTCCGTTTTGGTATGATACTGTTTGCGCTTGCTGTTCTTTTTGGTTTACCAATAATTTTAGACCGCGGGATGATGATATTATGGCTTGGTATTCTGGGTATAGTCGGCGGTTTCTTTTATACCGGCAGACCCATTGGATATAAATATGTAGCGCTTGGTGATATTTTCATTTTTCTTCTGTACGGTCCCGCAATTGTTACCGGTACGCTGTATGCGCTTACCGGAGTATTTTCATTTACCGCTGCACTGATCTCTATCCCCCTTGGCCTGCTTGTTACAGGGATTCTGCATGCAAATAACCTGCGTGATATAATTAATGACCGCCGGGCTAATATAAAAACACTTGCCAATGTTTTCGGCGAAGGCTTTGCCAAAGGTGAGTATGTGTTTTTGATTGTTGGCGCATATATTACCGTAGTGCTTCTTGTTGTGTTTAATGTTCTTTCAGTATGGTCACTTCTTGTTTTCTTATCGCTTCCGGTCGCGCTTAAGAATATGAACATGATCAAGGGCGTTAAAATTGAAGATACAGGAAAGATTGCTATGCTTGATGCAATGACTGCGCAGCTTACTTTAATTTTCGGGGTACTTCTTTCTGTCAGCTTAATAATTACAAAGTTAATAGGCTAG
- a CDS encoding ABC transporter ATP-binding protein encodes MIEIKNLKKSFGNKEVLRGVDLNIEEGKTNVIIGASGCGKSVMLKHIVGLLKPDEGQILIDGEDITKMNEKEIYAIRKKFGFLFQSAALFDSMTVGENVGIALRENTLTPKAEINRIVSEKLGMVDLPGTENLMPSELSGGMRKRVGLARALATNPQYILYDEPTTGLDPITSETIDELMESVALNKELEVTSIIVTHDIFTVYEIGDRVAMMYEGKVHFNGTPEELRATSDPIVRQFLERTDEKKAKH; translated from the coding sequence ATGATAGAAATAAAAAATCTCAAAAAAAGCTTTGGTAACAAAGAAGTTCTGCGCGGAGTTGATCTCAACATTGAAGAAGGCAAAACCAATGTAATTATCGGCGCAAGCGGATGCGGCAAATCTGTTATGCTGAAACATATTGTGGGACTTCTCAAACCCGATGAAGGACAGATACTGATAGACGGCGAGGATATTACCAAAATGAACGAAAAGGAAATATACGCTATCAGGAAAAAATTCGGATTCCTTTTCCAGAGCGCTGCATTGTTTGATTCAATGACTGTTGGTGAAAATGTAGGGATCGCTTTGCGTGAAAATACTCTCACGCCAAAAGCTGAGATCAACCGTATCGTTTCTGAAAAACTCGGTATGGTGGACCTGCCCGGAACCGAGAACCTGATGCCTTCTGAGCTTTCCGGTGGAATGCGTAAACGCGTTGGACTCGCAAGAGCCCTTGCCACAAACCCTCAATATATATTATATGATGAACCTACCACGGGACTTGACCCCATAACCAGCGAAACGATTGATGAGCTTATGGAATCTGTTGCGCTTAATAAAGAGCTTGAAGTTACTTCAATTATTGTTACTCATGATATCTTTACCGTGTATGAGATCGGCGACCGGGTCGCCATGATGTATGAAGGTAAAGTTCATTTCAACGGAACACCTGAAGAACTAAGGGCAACAAGTGACCCCATAGTCCGCCAGTTCCTGGAACGGACTGATGAGAAAAAAGCAAAACATTAA
- a CDS encoding four helix bundle protein: MKQNVIVEKSYMFAVNTIIAVRKLKNRIDSYILIKQLLRAGTSIGANVEESQGGYSRKDFNHKLNIAYKEARECKYWIRLIVDTQVENEEQKKIFDSLFNDADELCRIIYKINFPDQP; this comes from the coding sequence ATGAAACAAAATGTAATTGTTGAAAAAAGTTATATGTTTGCGGTAAACACCATAATTGCAGTTCGAAAATTAAAGAATAGGATTGATTCATATATTTTAATAAAACAACTTCTCAGAGCAGGTACATCCATTGGAGCAAATGTTGAAGAATCACAAGGCGGATATTCAAGGAAGGATTTTAACCACAAACTTAACATTGCTTATAAAGAAGCCCGGGAATGTAAATACTGGATCCGGCTTATTGTTGATACCCAGGTTGAAAACGAAGAGCAAAAAAAGATTTTTGATAGTCTGTTCAATGATGCAGATGAATTGTGCAGGATAATTTATAAAATAAATTTTCCGGATCAACCCTGA
- a CDS encoding competence/damage-inducible protein A yields MKSIIISIGDEVLIGQVVNTNAAWLGKELLAIGIPAIRVVTVADNEKEILKEFKRSVKDADVIVVTGGLGPTHDDITVKTVAKFFKSRYVLNEKVLKHVKSIFARRNIKMPAANIGQALVPDVARVLENKTGTAPGLLIDKGGKVFCVMPGVPYEMKYISQTGLFPYLNKKYKKKITRVIKQKTLHTIGIGESVLAERIGDITKIVRKGKDHEVKLAFLPSNYEVRLRITAIANNQSKAIKLIGEAEKLLRKKAGKYIYSSDESPIEKTVGVMLKKKDLTIAVAESCTGGLIASKLTDIGGSADYVMDAIVAYSNEAKRRLLGVKAKTLKAYGAVSKKVAEEMAAGIRKRSKTDIGISVTGIAGPTGARPGKPIGYVWIGYSDSKNTFARDFIFTKDRLRNKDIMAKMALEMVRQQLTMSN; encoded by the coding sequence ATGAAGTCAATAATAATTTCAATAGGTGATGAAGTTTTGATCGGGCAGGTGGTTAACACTAATGCCGCATGGCTTGGCAAAGAGCTTCTTGCTATCGGTATACCCGCCATTCGGGTAGTTACCGTTGCTGATAATGAAAAAGAGATTCTTAAGGAATTCAAACGTTCCGTTAAAGATGCTGATGTAATTGTTGTAACCGGCGGTTTAGGACCGACTCATGACGATATAACCGTAAAAACAGTAGCAAAATTCTTTAAAAGCAGGTATGTGCTTAATGAAAAAGTATTAAAGCACGTAAAAAGCATTTTTGCCCGCAGAAATATTAAAATGCCTGCTGCAAATATTGGCCAGGCACTCGTGCCTGATGTTGCCCGGGTTCTTGAAAACAAAACGGGTACTGCGCCGGGGCTGCTGATAGATAAAGGCGGTAAGGTATTCTGTGTTATGCCCGGCGTTCCATATGAAATGAAATATATCAGCCAAACCGGACTGTTTCCTTACCTAAATAAAAAATATAAAAAGAAGATCACAAGGGTTATTAAACAAAAAACACTGCATACTATTGGTATCGGTGAATCTGTTCTTGCTGAAAGAATTGGTGATATAACAAAGATTGTTCGTAAAGGTAAAGATCACGAAGTTAAGCTCGCCTTCCTTCCTTCAAACTACGAAGTAAGGCTGCGCATAACTGCAATTGCCAATAATCAGAGTAAAGCCATAAAGCTTATCGGCGAAGCTGAAAAGCTCTTAAGGAAAAAAGCCGGAAAGTATATTTATTCTTCTGATGAAAGCCCCATTGAAAAAACCGTGGGGGTAATGCTCAAAAAAAAGGATCTGACCATAGCGGTGGCTGAATCATGCACCGGCGGTCTGATTGCATCCAAGCTAACCGATATAGGCGGTAGCGCTGACTATGTTATGGATGCTATAGTTGCCTATTCCAACGAAGCCAAACGAAGGCTGCTTGGTGTAAAGGCTAAAACTCTTAAAGCATATGGCGCAGTAAGCAAAAAGGTTGCCGAAGAAATGGCTGCCGGAATAAGAAAGCGCTCTAAAACAGATATCGGCATATCTGTCACGGGAATTGCAGGACCAACCGGGGCAAGACCCGGTAAGCCCATAGGTTATGTATGGATAGGTTACAGCGACAGCAAAAATACTTTTGCCAGGGATTTTATTTTTACAAAAGACCGTTTAAGAAATAAAGATATTATGGCAAAAATGGCGCTGGAAATGGTGAGACAGCAATTAACAATGAGCAATTAA
- a CDS encoding phosphatidylglycerophosphatase A — translation MAFRLIKEKNPVNEEVKVPFIVTLLGSGFFIGFIPVASGTFGSLIGFGLYLAPKMSEFYYLSLVLLLIFITGIFCAEKMKGRYGEDAPQIVIDEIAGQLFTYLIGSIVFELFFPFKSFDPATAFDTKLVFGIIGFFAFRFFDIVKLEPAKYFDNRDSGFGIMMDDIAAGLYAGIFSAVLTHLAWYQFLRVYLG, via the coding sequence ATGGCATTCAGATTAATTAAAGAAAAAAATCCGGTTAATGAAGAAGTTAAAGTACCGTTCATTGTTACTTTGCTTGGGAGCGGATTTTTTATCGGGTTCATTCCTGTAGCTTCAGGTACATTCGGCTCGCTTATAGGGTTTGGACTCTATCTTGCTCCCAAAATGTCAGAGTTTTATTATTTAAGCCTCGTACTTCTGCTGATATTTATAACCGGCATATTCTGCGCCGAAAAAATGAAGGGCCGCTACGGTGAAGATGCGCCGCAAATTGTGATTGATGAAATTGCCGGCCAGCTGTTTACTTACCTTATCGGTTCAATAGTGTTTGAGCTTTTTTTCCCGTTCAAATCCTTCGATCCCGCAACAGCTTTCGATACAAAGCTGGTGTTCGGAATTATCGGGTTCTTCGCTTTCCGTTTCTTCGATATTGTAAAGCTTGAACCCGCAAAGTATTTTGATAACAGGGATTCAGGCTTCGGCATTATGATGGATGATATTGCCGCAGGACTCTATGCGGGAATATTTTCAGCCGTGCTTACTCATCTTGCATGGTACCAGTTTTTGAGAGTTTATCTTGGCTGA
- a CDS encoding CDP-alcohol phosphatidyltransferase family protein: MNFPNTLSLIRILLAPVFLYLFLSDSPGLVAASFFVYTVAALTDWYDGWYARRYGFKTRWGQFIDPLADKILTSAAFIGFYLMKQKDPGFFGSSEPVPFVALVAVILFRDIVLTVARSVQELRGKEFRTSMVSKTKTFIQMSFIFLVLALISAAAITSGSSISISISNYLHSQINYYILLLITILTAVSGIAYIFESGDNIEKQTFN, from the coding sequence ATGAATTTTCCGAATACATTAAGCCTGATAAGAATACTGCTTGCGCCGGTATTTCTGTACCTGTTCCTGTCAGATTCACCGGGGCTTGTCGCCGCATCGTTCTTTGTATATACTGTTGCAGCTTTAACTGACTGGTATGACGGATGGTATGCGCGCCGCTACGGATTTAAAACCAGGTGGGGCCAGTTCATCGATCCGCTTGCAGATAAAATTCTTACATCTGCGGCTTTTATAGGCTTTTACCTGATGAAACAAAAAGATCCGGGCTTTTTCGGATCTTCCGAACCCGTTCCGTTTGTTGCTTTGGTAGCCGTCATTCTATTCAGGGATATCGTTTTAACTGTCGCAAGAAGCGTCCAGGAGCTGAGGGGCAAAGAGTTCAGGACATCAATGGTTTCAAAAACAAAAACATTTATCCAGATGTCATTCATTTTCCTTGTGCTTGCGCTTATTTCGGCAGCAGCAATAACTTCGGGAAGCTCGATCAGTATAAGTATAAGTAACTATTTGCATTCACAGATTAATTATTATATATTGCTTCTTATCACCATACTTACCGCGGTAAGCGGTATCGCTTATATTTTTGAATCAGGTGATAACATAGAAAAACAAACTTTTAATTAA
- a CDS encoding acetyl-CoA C-acyltransferase, translating to MHKKEVFIVDAARTPIGKYGGSLKDIRPDDLAAGVIKEVVKRTLEDKGISKDIIEDAVLGCANQAGEDNRNVARMSVLLAGLPINVGGVTVNRLCGSGMQAVIDAARAIMLGEGDIMIAGGTESMTRAPFVMPKASEAFTRTNAVYDTTIGWRFTNPRLAKMYYPYSMGETAENVAKRNNLSRERQDEFAMHSQQKAKDAIFGGKFRNEITPVEIISKKETQVFDVDEFPRFDTTMDKLAKLKPAFAKEGGTVTAGNSSGVNDGACAMLLASAEKADELGLTKRARIVSSAVAGVEPDCMGLGPIPASRKALERAGLKLEQIDLIELNEAFAAQSLACIDELGLDMNKVNVNGGAIALGHPLGMSGARIITTLLHEMEKRNLRYGLATMCIGVGQGIAAIIERV from the coding sequence ATGCATAAAAAAGAAGTGTTTATAGTTGATGCGGCGCGGACACCTATCGGAAAATATGGCGGCAGCTTAAAAGATATCAGACCCGATGACCTGGCTGCAGGTGTTATTAAAGAAGTGGTCAAACGTACTTTGGAAGATAAAGGAATTTCCAAAGATATTATAGAAGACGCAGTTCTTGGCTGCGCCAACCAGGCAGGCGAAGATAACCGCAACGTTGCTAGAATGAGCGTTCTGCTTGCGGGACTTCCTATCAATGTTGGCGGCGTTACTGTGAACAGGCTCTGCGGCTCAGGCATGCAGGCTGTTATTGATGCAGCCCGCGCTATTATGCTTGGTGAAGGTGATATTATGATTGCAGGCGGTACGGAATCTATGACACGAGCTCCTTTTGTTATGCCTAAAGCATCAGAAGCATTCACCAGAACAAATGCGGTTTACGATACTACTATAGGCTGGCGGTTTACAAATCCAAGGCTTGCAAAGATGTATTACCCATATTCAATGGGAGAAACTGCTGAAAATGTCGCAAAGAGGAATAACCTCTCCCGCGAAAGACAGGATGAGTTCGCAATGCACTCACAGCAGAAAGCCAAGGATGCGATATTCGGCGGTAAGTTCAGGAACGAAATTACGCCGGTTGAAATTATTTCTAAAAAAGAAACACAGGTATTTGATGTTGATGAGTTCCCCAGGTTTGATACAACAATGGATAAGCTCGCAAAGCTTAAGCCGGCATTCGCCAAAGAAGGCGGCACAGTTACCGCAGGTAACTCCAGCGGAGTAAATGACGGCGCCTGCGCCATGCTGCTTGCATCCGCTGAAAAAGCCGATGAGCTTGGCTTAACCAAACGCGCGCGTATAGTTTCAAGCGCGGTTGCAGGTGTTGAGCCTGACTGTATGGGGCTTGGTCCCATCCCCGCTTCAAGGAAAGCGCTTGAGCGCGCCGGGCTGAAGCTTGAACAGATCGACCTTATAGAGCTGAACGAAGCATTCGCAGCACAATCACTTGCCTGCATCGATGAGCTTGGACTTGATATGAATAAAGTGAACGTCAACGGCGGCGCTATTGCGCTAGGCCACCCGCTGGGTATGAGCGGTGCAAGGATCATCACTACGCTTCTGCATGAAATGGAAAAAAGAAATTTAAGGTACGGTCTGGCAACCATGTGTATTGGTGTTGGACAGGGAATTGCAGCAATTATTGAACGAGTTTAA